A portion of the Paucilactobacillus hokkaidonensis JCM 18461 genome contains these proteins:
- a CDS encoding SNF2-related protein, giving the protein MKNRTMPARIWQRGKNIVANENAQIENIDRINKEVKATVYGTYAYEVVIREKSGSMDLCDCPYFAENGFCKHIAAVIELLKEQHRPLEHLFMNGEFDEDENGFADQDETIHFFHNRETRMAQESGNLFLDELKLPTKQYFQLPSKDESEKITIEVNLIIAEVSESYDSFKNRFFVNLRVGAEGENKLYIVKDIDDFLYDYENGLNYQTGGKREFQVGKQYFSESEQEFLDYLVLVNNNDIIYNNEFDKAKYFMLPINSAVQALALCTKLPQLNFQPGEDGPIYHSIQQKQFEANDGLLVGTVKSVSDGYDLTLKSKFDVYVEDNSELIKGNIVYQVSLSKMKMIIQIINNYNSTATEWIREQRRQGENAPKVALHFPIGSESDLSNFITSFKNIGIISAPEQLSASQVTPTFDISEADDKLELQLGYKYDDVDDSDQQEPIKRNLAKEKQARSYLERLQFYSMNRDNHFTKQFSEAEDLYEFFVRELPNLRQNGIVTISDELNDLLLDAKALNPTVNVSETDGFLAVKFSFDGINEQEVDGILAQLEDVNRPYIERPDGSIIVLDESFNKVANALVKIRQQGKVKNGQVKLHASQALSIQSALGGSAQFDQKFEQMTQNLAHPEGFEYANDHPVQAQLRPYQKLGIQWLEMLDSYHFGGILADEMGLGKTVQMIAFLINHLEAGKTNLIVSPASLIYNWQAEFNKFAPEVNTTVVDGTKEKRQELINDTQTNILITSYNSARSDIEEYEQSDLNYLVLDEAQFVKNSSTKTSQSLRKLNPKNTFALSGTPIENRVEELWSIFEIVMPGLLPSKKAFKKLTPEEVSIRVKPFIMRREKEAVLKELPEKVESNLYNELTKEQKTVYLAQLKQMQVKVRGMSGDTFVKNKLEILAGLTRLRQICDTPALYLDDYKAESGKLEQLNEILQQAEDSDRHVLIFSQFTGMLDIIEAKLKQQGLDTFMIQGNTKPKDRLEMVNKFNAGEKNIFLISLKAGGTGLNLTGAAMVVLVDLWWNPAVEDQATARAHRIGQKKKVDVFRLITKGTIEEQIYKLQEKKRNFVDQVLSGTENKGTLTEEEVRVILGI; this is encoded by the coding sequence ATGAAAAACAGAACAATGCCTGCTAGAATCTGGCAACGTGGCAAGAATATTGTTGCTAATGAAAATGCGCAGATTGAAAATATTGATCGAATAAATAAAGAGGTAAAGGCCACAGTTTATGGTACATATGCTTATGAAGTTGTCATTCGAGAAAAATCAGGAAGTATGGATCTTTGTGACTGCCCATATTTTGCGGAAAATGGATTTTGTAAGCACATTGCTGCTGTAATCGAATTGTTGAAAGAACAACATCGACCACTAGAACATCTGTTTATGAATGGAGAATTTGATGAAGATGAAAATGGATTTGCTGATCAGGATGAAACTATTCATTTCTTTCATAATCGAGAAACTAGAATGGCGCAAGAAAGTGGCAATTTATTTTTGGATGAACTGAAACTTCCAACGAAGCAATATTTTCAGTTGCCAAGTAAGGACGAATCTGAAAAAATAACCATCGAGGTTAATCTCATAATTGCAGAAGTCAGCGAATCATATGACAGTTTTAAAAATCGTTTCTTTGTCAATCTTAGAGTTGGCGCGGAGGGAGAAAACAAACTCTATATAGTCAAGGATATTGATGATTTTTTATATGATTATGAGAATGGCCTTAATTATCAAACTGGTGGCAAACGAGAATTTCAGGTTGGTAAGCAGTACTTTTCTGAGAGTGAACAGGAGTTTTTGGATTATTTAGTTTTGGTTAATAATAATGATATTATTTATAATAATGAATTTGATAAAGCTAAATACTTTATGTTACCAATTAATTCAGCCGTTCAGGCACTGGCACTTTGTACTAAGCTTCCGCAGTTAAATTTTCAACCTGGTGAAGATGGGCCAATCTATCATTCAATTCAACAAAAACAGTTTGAAGCAAATGATGGATTGCTAGTTGGAACAGTAAAATCAGTGAGTGATGGTTATGATTTAACACTTAAAAGCAAATTTGATGTATATGTTGAAGATAATTCGGAGTTAATTAAGGGAAACATAGTTTATCAAGTTTCACTTTCCAAAATGAAAATGATTATTCAAATTATTAATAACTATAATTCAACTGCAACAGAGTGGATACGAGAACAACGTAGACAAGGAGAAAATGCTCCTAAGGTTGCATTACATTTTCCGATAGGCAGTGAGTCTGATCTAAGTAATTTTATTACTAGTTTTAAAAATATTGGAATAATTTCAGCGCCAGAACAACTGTCAGCTAGCCAAGTGACTCCAACATTTGATATTAGCGAAGCAGACGATAAGCTGGAACTACAATTGGGCTATAAATATGATGATGTTGATGATTCTGATCAACAAGAACCGATTAAACGTAACCTGGCCAAAGAAAAGCAAGCACGTTCATACTTAGAACGATTACAGTTTTATTCGATGAATCGAGATAATCATTTTACCAAACAATTTTCTGAGGCAGAGGATCTCTATGAATTTTTTGTTCGTGAGTTGCCTAATCTGCGGCAAAACGGTATTGTGACCATTTCTGATGAATTAAATGATTTATTGCTGGATGCAAAAGCACTGAATCCAACCGTTAATGTGTCTGAAACAGATGGTTTTTTGGCAGTTAAATTTTCATTTGATGGGATTAATGAACAAGAAGTTGATGGTATTCTGGCACAATTGGAGGATGTGAATCGACCATATATTGAACGACCGGATGGTTCTATTATTGTGTTAGATGAATCGTTCAATAAAGTTGCCAACGCACTAGTTAAGATTCGCCAACAGGGCAAAGTTAAAAATGGACAAGTGAAGTTGCATGCGTCGCAGGCGTTATCAATTCAATCTGCTTTGGGTGGTTCAGCGCAATTTGATCAGAAGTTTGAGCAAATGACACAAAATCTAGCGCATCCAGAAGGGTTTGAATATGCCAATGATCATCCAGTTCAAGCACAACTACGACCGTATCAAAAGCTTGGAATTCAGTGGCTTGAAATGCTAGATTCATATCATTTTGGTGGTATTTTGGCCGATGAGATGGGACTTGGGAAAACAGTACAAATGATTGCATTTTTAATTAATCATTTAGAAGCAGGTAAAACTAATCTGATTGTTTCACCAGCTTCATTAATTTATAATTGGCAGGCTGAATTTAATAAATTTGCACCTGAAGTTAATACCACTGTGGTTGATGGTACTAAGGAGAAACGACAAGAGCTAATTAATGATACGCAAACGAATATTTTAATTACAAGCTACAATAGTGCACGGTCGGATATTGAGGAATATGAGCAGTCGGATCTTAACTATTTAGTTCTTGATGAAGCCCAATTTGTTAAAAATTCCAGTACAAAAACTAGTCAAAGTTTACGTAAGTTAAATCCTAAGAATACGTTTGCTTTATCTGGAACACCAATTGAAAACCGAGTGGAAGAACTATGGTCGATTTTTGAGATTGTTATGCCCGGACTTTTACCCAGTAAAAAGGCTTTTAAAAAATTAACTCCTGAAGAAGTTTCAATTCGAGTTAAACCATTCATCATGCGGCGAGAAAAAGAAGCTGTACTAAAGGAATTGCCTGAAAAAGTTGAATCAAACTTATATAATGAATTAACGAAAGAACAAAAGACTGTTTATTTAGCACAATTAAAACAAATGCAAGTGAAGGTACGTGGGATGTCCGGCGATACGTTTGTCAAAAACAAACTCGAAATTTTAGCCGGTTTAACTAGATTACGACAGATTTGTGATACTCCAGCGCTGTATTTGGATGATTATAAGGCTGAATCTGGCAAGTTGGAGCAGTTGAACGAGATTTTGCAACAGGCAGAAGACAGTGATCGGCATGTTTTGATTTTCTCCCAATTTACGGGGATGTTGGACATTATTGAAGCAAAACTTAAGCAACAAGGGCTAGATACATTTATGATTCAAGGGAATACCAAACCCAAGGATCGATTGGAAATGGTTAATAAGTTTAATGCTGGCGAAAAAAATATCTTTTTGATTTCACTTAAAGCTGGTGGGACTGGTCTTAATTTAACTGGTGCTGCTATGGTTGTATTAGTTGATTTATGGTGGAATCCAGCGGTCGAAGATCAAGCAACTGCCCGGGCACACCGAATCGGACAGAAAAAAAAGGTTGACGTCTTCCGATTGATTACCAAAGGAACGATTGAGGAACAGATTTATAAATTACAGGAAAAGAAACGTAATTTTGTGGATCAAGTACTCAGCGGTACCGAAAATAAAGGGACATTGACGGAAGAAGAAGTTAGAGTGATATTGGGAATTTGA
- a CDS encoding nuclear transport factor 2 family protein, which yields MNNYDEISQLVARERLYRARHAEELADCYYPDATVATSWQNGSLDTFLNQSPAEVDPRFTIVGSVSAPVIHQNGDRAYVELPTVTNMRMMVQDVQTEIESYRRLIYRVEKRDQDWKIASMISINESDSLHAVIPGEKLVIDPKELAKFRPSYQFLSYVRTAAGGEVSQDLLGTDRPADIKKLYAQAQAWVDHKA from the coding sequence ATGAATAACTATGATGAAATTAGTCAATTAGTTGCGCGAGAAAGACTTTATCGGGCACGGCATGCTGAAGAATTAGCAGATTGTTATTATCCGGATGCAACCGTAGCGACTAGCTGGCAAAATGGCAGTCTCGATACTTTTTTGAATCAAAGTCCGGCAGAAGTTGATCCGCGGTTTACCATCGTGGGCAGTGTTAGTGCACCGGTGATTCATCAAAATGGTGATCGGGCCTATGTTGAATTACCAACGGTTACAAATATGCGGATGATGGTCCAAGATGTGCAAACTGAAATTGAATCATACCGGCGTCTAATCTATCGCGTTGAAAAACGAGATCAAGACTGGAAAATTGCAAGTATGATTTCAATTAATGAAAGTGATAGTTTGCATGCAGTGATTCCGGGAGAAAAATTAGTAATTGATCCCAAGGAGTTAGCTAAATTTCGACCATCGTATCAGTTTCTATCCTATGTACGCACAGCAGCTGGCGGAGAAGTCAGTCAGGATTTGTTAGGGACGGATCGACCAGCTGATATTAAGAAACTATATGCGCAGGCACAGGCTTGGGTAGATCATAAAGCATAA
- a CDS encoding DUF2316 family protein: MTLNAQQIDSSINELHENFIRSGLTKEQVASDLNISMTKLDHLFSLTQQSLNDPWILRNYLIENVKKNGQEPVPFSAMSGDWHRHWFLNSHAIDQRKMSGGDN, encoded by the coding sequence ATGACTTTAAATGCACAACAAATTGATAGTTCAATCAATGAACTACATGAAAACTTTATTCGGAGTGGCTTAACTAAAGAACAGGTTGCCAGTGATTTGAATATTAGCATGACTAAACTAGATCATCTATTTAGTCTGACGCAACAATCACTCAATGATCCTTGGATTTTGAGAAATTATTTGATTGAAAATGTTAAGAAGAATGGTCAGGAACCAGTTCCATTCAGTGCTATGAGTGGTGATTGGCATCGGCATTGGTTCTTAAATAGTCATGCGATTGATCAACGCAAGATGTCAGGTGGCGATAATTAG
- a CDS encoding helix-turn-helix domain-containing protein, translating to MKIIVNLDVMLAKRKMSLTQLAQQVGITMANLSILKTGKAKAIRFSTLAAICAALDCQPGDILEYQN from the coding sequence ATGAAAATTATTGTTAATTTAGATGTGATGTTAGCCAAAAGGAAGATGAGTCTAACTCAGTTGGCCCAGCAGGTTGGCATTACCATGGCTAATTTGTCCATCTTAAAAACTGGTAAAGCCAAGGCAATTCGATTCTCAACGTTGGCCGCGATTTGTGCAGCGTTAGATTGCCAACCTGGTGATATTTTAGAATATCAAAATTAA
- a CDS encoding DUF2975 domain-containing protein produces MQKETLFLKVVIIVLALAVLTGCIFAVPGLIQAGNDFSSHYRYVFYGGAVGVTSTAILFWIIIWQAFKILILIDHDNAFSQTTIKILRLIKWLAVAMGVVYALELPSLYVLADHMDAPGVLMIGIILTGASIVISVFAALLEKLLANAVNYKSENDLTI; encoded by the coding sequence ATGCAAAAAGAAACATTATTTTTGAAGGTCGTCATTATTGTATTAGCACTAGCAGTATTAACTGGGTGTATTTTTGCCGTTCCTGGATTAATCCAAGCAGGAAATGATTTTAGTAGTCACTATCGTTATGTATTTTACGGTGGTGCAGTTGGGGTGACCAGCACGGCGATTTTATTTTGGATAATTATCTGGCAGGCATTTAAAATTCTGATATTGATTGATCATGACAATGCATTTTCACAAACGACTATTAAAATATTGCGATTGATAAAATGGTTGGCTGTCGCGATGGGAGTGGTGTACGCACTGGAATTACCATCATTATATGTGCTTGCAGATCACATGGATGCTCCCGGTGTTCTAATGATTGGTATTATTTTGACAGGTGCTTCGATTGTGATTAGTGTGTTTGCGGCACTATTAGAAAAACTGTTGGCGAATGCGGTTAATTATAAATCTGAAAATGATTTAACGATTTGA
- a CDS encoding TetR/AcrR family transcriptional regulator, which yields MSNGVPNDEHEQQKNKILAVARESFTQKGFEATTTRQINKQAGISEGLLYYYFPHGKREILDAIIYQGIVERTKFIGLSFGDVNSVKDIEQQMTGFFDQVWQVFKKEENYQSFMITIRERMLLTDDQSKWLLDLMNTILGSLVEFLTKSFQKLSIDTSNVQQIAEIIMSIFQKVIYDELLIKNDRKTSSAVVAGVEQQIHVLLTLVSK from the coding sequence ATGAGTAACGGTGTGCCGAATGACGAACATGAGCAGCAAAAAAATAAAATTTTAGCGGTGGCCCGCGAATCATTTACCCAAAAAGGCTTCGAAGCAACCACCACCAGACAAATTAATAAACAAGCTGGTATTTCTGAAGGCTTGCTATACTACTACTTTCCACATGGTAAACGAGAAATCTTAGATGCAATCATTTATCAAGGAATTGTGGAAAGAACGAAATTTATTGGTTTATCATTTGGTGATGTTAATTCTGTTAAAGATATTGAGCAGCAAATGACTGGATTTTTCGATCAGGTATGGCAGGTATTCAAAAAAGAGGAAAACTATCAGTCGTTTATGATCACAATTCGCGAACGAATGCTGTTGACGGATGATCAGTCAAAATGGTTACTGGATCTAATGAACACAATTTTAGGTTCATTAGTCGAATTTTTAACCAAATCATTTCAAAAGTTAAGTATCGATACCAGTAACGTGCAACAAATTGCTGAAATTATCATGTCAATTTTTCAAAAAGTAATTTACGATGAGTTACTAATTAAAAATGATCGCAAAACATCATCAGCTGTCGTTGCTGGCGTGGAACAACAGATTCATGTCTTGTTAACATTAGTCTCCAAATAA
- a CDS encoding Nramp family divalent metal transporter, protein MKINIAQSEDKKFVQGTDGSNKSLDEVNGSVKVPDNAGFWRTLLAYTGPGVLIAVGYMDPGNWITSIAGGAQFKYSLLSVVLISSLIAMLLQAMSAKLGIVTGKDLAQLTRERTSKGVGIGLWVVAELAIMATDIAEIIGSSIALKLLFNIPLIVGILITTADVLILLLLMKLGFRKIEAIVATLVAVIVMVFAYEVLLAEPSIGGILRGYVPTDAIVSNHSMLYLTLGIVGATVMPHDLYLGSSISQTREIDRSDEKKIAKSIKFSTIDSNIQLFIAFIVNSLLLILGAALFYGTSSSLGRFVDLFNALSNSQIVGAIASPMLSMLFAVALLSSGQSSTITGTLSGQIIMEGFIRLKMPLWAQRLITRLLSVTPVLIFAIYYHGNEAKIENLLTFSQVFLSVALPFAVIPLVMFTSDKKLMGRFANRAWVKYSAWISTIVLVGLNVYLILQTVGLI, encoded by the coding sequence ATGAAAATAAATATTGCGCAATCAGAAGATAAGAAGTTTGTTCAAGGTACAGATGGTAGTAACAAGAGTTTAGATGAAGTTAACGGCAGTGTAAAAGTTCCGGATAACGCTGGGTTTTGGCGGACGTTGTTAGCTTACACTGGTCCAGGAGTTTTAATTGCTGTCGGGTATATGGACCCAGGTAACTGGATTACATCTATTGCTGGTGGAGCACAATTCAAATATTCACTATTATCAGTCGTTTTAATTTCTAGCTTAATTGCGATGTTGCTACAAGCAATGTCTGCTAAGCTAGGGATTGTTACTGGTAAGGATTTAGCTCAATTGACTCGAGAGAGGACTTCTAAGGGAGTTGGAATTGGTCTTTGGGTCGTAGCAGAATTAGCTATTATGGCTACGGATATTGCTGAAATTATTGGTTCCAGTATTGCATTGAAATTATTATTCAATATTCCGCTAATTGTTGGTATTTTGATTACCACTGCTGATGTTTTAATCCTATTACTATTAATGAAGTTAGGTTTTCGTAAGATTGAAGCCATTGTAGCTACTTTAGTTGCTGTGATTGTAATGGTCTTTGCATATGAAGTTTTGCTAGCAGAGCCTAGCATTGGTGGTATCTTACGCGGATATGTTCCGACAGATGCAATTGTTAGTAACCATTCAATGTTGTATTTAACACTAGGAATTGTTGGTGCAACGGTGATGCCACATGATTTGTACCTCGGTTCGTCAATTTCACAAACGCGTGAAATTGATCGTAGCGATGAAAAGAAGATTGCTAAGTCAATTAAGTTTTCAACGATTGATTCAAATATTCAATTGTTTATTGCTTTCATTGTTAACAGTTTGTTATTGATTTTAGGAGCTGCATTGTTCTATGGCACAAGCAGTTCACTTGGACGGTTCGTTGATTTGTTCAACGCCTTAAGCAATAGTCAAATTGTTGGTGCAATTGCTAGTCCAATGTTGAGTATGTTATTCGCAGTTGCATTATTATCATCTGGTCAAAGTTCTACGATCACAGGAACATTATCTGGTCAAATTATTATGGAAGGTTTTATTCGATTGAAGATGCCATTATGGGCACAACGATTAATTACGCGGTTACTATCAGTAACGCCGGTATTGATCTTTGCAATCTACTATCATGGTAATGAAGCTAAGATTGAAAACTTGCTAACTTTTTCGCAAGTGTTTCTCAGTGTGGCATTGCCATTTGCGGTAATTCCACTGGTAATGTTTACGAGTGATAAGAAGTTGATGGGACGATTTGCCAACCGCGCTTGGGTAAAATATAGTGCTTGGATATCAACAATTGTACTGGTTGGTTTAAATGTTTACTTGATTTTACAGACAGTTGGTTTAATCTAG
- a CDS encoding glycosyltransferase encodes MNVLYCGDQNMKDGLLISILSLLKEEPRVLKIFIVTAFIDAGDKKYYPLSNQDVGVLDTLVKQHNSDNQVLKIDITDMFAAQVPQNNLTTVFTPGCMLRLFADELPELPNKILYLDTDVICRKDFSLFYAQALKDTELVGVLDHYGKWFFHHSASKLDYINSGVMLLNLDMIRKTQLFVRCRQLCQSKKMFMPDQSAINKLATTKKIMPRRFNEQRRLHKNTVFQHFTTSFRIFPWIHTLTVKPWEVERVHKQLKLHEYDDILAQYSQLIGKM; translated from the coding sequence GTGAATGTTTTATATTGTGGGGATCAAAATATGAAAGATGGGTTATTAATTTCGATTCTTTCACTCCTCAAGGAAGAACCTAGAGTATTGAAAATTTTTATTGTGACCGCTTTTATAGATGCTGGTGATAAAAAATATTATCCACTCAGTAATCAGGATGTTGGAGTTTTAGATACTTTAGTAAAGCAACATAATTCGGACAATCAAGTGCTTAAAATTGATATTACCGATATGTTTGCTGCCCAAGTACCCCAAAATAATTTAACAACCGTCTTTACACCAGGTTGTATGTTGCGGCTATTTGCAGATGAACTTCCTGAATTGCCAAATAAAATCTTATATTTAGATACGGATGTTATTTGTCGCAAAGATTTTAGTCTCTTTTACGCTCAAGCGCTTAAAGACACTGAATTGGTTGGTGTGCTTGATCACTATGGCAAGTGGTTTTTCCACCATTCTGCTAGCAAACTGGATTACATTAATTCAGGGGTAATGTTGTTGAATCTTGATATGATTCGCAAAACGCAACTATTCGTTCGGTGCCGGCAACTATGTCAATCAAAAAAGATGTTTATGCCAGATCAGTCAGCCATCAATAAGTTAGCAACTACCAAAAAAATTATGCCACGCCGATTTAATGAACAGCGTCGATTACACAAAAATACGGTGTTTCAACATTTCACCACTAGTTTTCGAATCTTTCCATGGATCCATACACTAACTGTGAAGCCGTGGGAAGTTGAGCGGGTGCACAAACAGTTAAAGCTACATGAATACGATGATATTTTAGCGCAATACAGTCAGCTAATAGGGAAGATGTAG
- a CDS encoding ABC transporter ATP-binding protein: MVETTISLTHLVKKFGDQTVLADINLNVTKGEIVGLIGPSGAGKSTVIKTTLGMEVADGGKATVFGQTMPKRKLLSRIGYMAQTDALYESLSGQENLQFYAQMKGLSKVETQKEINHVATVVDLTPDLKKRVSGYSGGMMRRLSLAIALLGTPELLVLDEPTVGIDPALRRQVWKELNQLRDEGRSILITTHVMDEAEQVDKVALLLGGKVMAFDTPEILKAQYQVDTIEDVFLKAEGVEK, encoded by the coding sequence ATGGTAGAAACAACCATTTCACTAACCCATTTAGTGAAAAAGTTTGGAGATCAGACTGTTTTAGCAGATATCAATTTAAATGTAACCAAAGGAGAGATTGTCGGTTTAATTGGCCCGTCAGGAGCTGGTAAATCAACAGTTATTAAAACCACCCTCGGCATGGAAGTTGCCGACGGCGGTAAGGCAACCGTCTTTGGACAAACAATGCCTAAACGTAAACTACTTTCAAGAATTGGATACATGGCACAAACCGATGCCCTTTACGAATCCCTATCTGGACAAGAGAACCTACAATTTTACGCCCAAATGAAGGGACTTTCTAAAGTAGAAACGCAAAAAGAGATCAACCACGTTGCTACCGTGGTTGATCTGACTCCCGATCTAAAGAAACGTGTCAGCGGCTATTCTGGTGGGATGATGCGGCGACTCTCATTGGCAATCGCCTTATTAGGAACACCTGAGTTGCTCGTTCTTGACGAGCCGACCGTTGGAATTGATCCTGCATTACGTCGACAAGTTTGGAAAGAACTAAATCAACTTCGAGACGAAGGACGGAGCATTTTAATTACCACCCACGTCATGGATGAAGCCGAGCAAGTCGACAAAGTAGCTCTGTTACTCGGTGGTAAAGTAATGGCATTTGATACTCCTGAAATATTGAAAGCCCAGTATCAAGTTGACACAATCGAAGATGTATTTTTAAAGGCAGAAGGTGTAGAAAAATGA
- a CDS encoding ABC transporter permease: MRTYAIMTRVLKELIRDKRTLALMFIAPIFILILMNLIFSANQTTNITVGTVSVSQSLNKDLGKSKHVDVKTYSTKTDAKKALKNETIDAVIKKNGNNYNLTYANTDSSKTTATKMAFKNALTTNSTKTLQSHLTTATTALAKLKSQLPAAAAQSTQQAPTATKQAAPKITNHYAYGDSNTGFFNKILPILMGFFVFFFVFLISGMALLKERTSGTLDRLLATPVKRYEIVFGYMASYGILAVFQTILIVVVTIWLLGIEVVGNVFGVIVVNLVLALVALAFGILLSTFANSEFQMVQFIPLMVIPQIFFSGIIPLDSMAGWVKDISYVIPIKYSGDAATKIIMNGQGLLDVLPDIGVLLVFLIILTILNIRGLRRYRKV, from the coding sequence ATGAGAACCTATGCAATTATGACCCGCGTATTAAAAGAACTGATTCGCGATAAACGCACATTAGCACTAATGTTTATTGCTCCAATTTTTATTTTAATTTTGATGAATTTGATTTTTTCTGCCAATCAAACAACTAACATTACAGTTGGAACAGTTTCAGTATCACAATCATTAAATAAAGATTTAGGTAAAAGCAAACATGTGGATGTCAAAACTTATAGTACAAAAACTGATGCTAAAAAGGCCCTAAAAAACGAAACCATTGATGCAGTTATTAAGAAAAATGGCAATAACTATAATTTAACGTACGCGAACACTGATTCCAGTAAGACAACTGCCACTAAAATGGCATTTAAAAATGCACTGACAACCAATAGTACAAAAACGTTACAAAGCCATTTAACGACTGCCACCACAGCTCTAGCCAAGCTAAAAAGTCAATTGCCAGCAGCGGCAGCTCAATCCACTCAGCAGGCACCAACCGCTACTAAACAAGCGGCCCCGAAGATCACCAATCACTATGCATATGGCGATTCCAATACTGGCTTTTTCAATAAAATACTACCGATTTTAATGGGATTCTTCGTCTTTTTCTTTGTTTTCCTAATCTCAGGAATGGCACTATTAAAGGAACGCACAAGCGGAACCCTGGATCGATTACTAGCTACCCCTGTCAAACGCTATGAAATCGTATTTGGATATATGGCTAGTTATGGTATTTTAGCTGTTTTCCAAACTATCTTAATTGTTGTAGTCACCATCTGGTTGCTCGGCATCGAGGTGGTTGGTAACGTGTTCGGGGTAATCGTTGTTAATTTAGTCCTGGCACTGGTAGCATTGGCGTTTGGAATACTACTTTCGACATTTGCCAATTCCGAATTTCAAATGGTCCAATTTATTCCGTTGATGGTCATTCCGCAAATCTTCTTTTCTGGTATTATTCCTCTTGACTCCATGGCCGGCTGGGTCAAAGATATTTCGTACGTCATCCCCATCAAATACTCGGGCGATGCGGCTACTAAAATTATTATGAATGGTCAGGGACTACTAGATGTTCTGCCAGATATTGGTGTATTATTAGTCTTTCTAATCATTTTAACTATTTTAAATATTAGAGGACTACGCAGATACCGTAAAGTTTAG
- a CDS encoding TetR/AcrR family transcriptional regulator gives MNPTIFKNYRQWLLDQPMPKGKRSVLLAGLELFAQQGFNGTSTAQIADKAGVSQATIFKYFKTKQDLLLSILQPIIENFFPLYRDDFLDSLSQFKTLQELIHFIVRNRYQFLKDNADAVLIFTTEMLTNDTARELFTNIIKKSLPIIYSKLIMKIKKFNLRTELDFPIVFRTIISQTLAYFFQRQFISTLPVDEDHDLQLIEDQILRSVGA, from the coding sequence ATGAACCCAACTATCTTTAAGAATTACCGTCAATGGTTACTAGATCAGCCAATGCCAAAAGGCAAACGTTCCGTTTTATTAGCGGGATTAGAATTATTTGCGCAACAGGGTTTCAATGGGACGTCCACGGCTCAAATCGCTGATAAAGCCGGTGTTAGTCAGGCAACAATTTTTAAATATTTTAAAACTAAGCAGGATTTACTATTGTCAATTTTACAACCCATCATTGAAAACTTTTTCCCGCTGTATCGTGACGACTTTTTAGATTCACTATCACAATTTAAAACATTACAGGAATTAATTCACTTTATTGTTCGTAACCGATATCAATTTCTGAAGGACAACGCAGATGCAGTTCTGATATTTACAACAGAAATGTTGACCAATGACACAGCCCGCGAACTATTTACTAACATCATTAAAAAATCACTACCAATTATTTACAGTAAATTAATTATGAAAATAAAGAAATTCAACTTACGAACAGAATTGGATTTCCCAATTGTTTTTAGAACCATTATTAGTCAAACGCTGGCTTACTTTTTTCAGCGACAATTTATCTCCACCCTTCCAGTTGACGAAGATCATGATTTACAGTTGATTGAAGATCAAATTTTACGCTCCGTTGGCGCCTAA